The following are encoded together in the Candidatus Uhrbacteria bacterium genome:
- a CDS encoding peptidylprolyl isomerase, with protein sequence MTPKTYSAFGGVLPAQEITNEIVRIETAKGEIVFELFADTAPKTVSNFVRLANDGFYNGLTFHRRVENFVIQGGDPNGNGSGGPGYTFEDELNDTYAYTRGIVAMANRGPNTNGSQFFIMLADNPLPKSYSIFGRVLSGMDVVDKIQVGDIMKKVTIEERT encoded by the coding sequence ATGACTCCAAAAACCTACAGCGCATTCGGTGGTGTTCTGCCGGCACAAGAGATAACTAATGAGATTGTGCGAATAGAAACGGCGAAGGGGGAGATCGTCTTTGAACTTTTCGCAGACACGGCGCCAAAGACCGTCTCAAACTTCGTGCGGCTGGCGAATGACGGTTTCTACAATGGCCTCACGTTCCATCGCCGTGTGGAGAACTTTGTTATTCAGGGGGGAGACCCCAACGGCAACGGTTCTGGCGGTCCCGGCTATACGTTTGAAGATGAGCTGAACGACACGTATGCTTATACGCGTGGCATTGTCGCCATGGCGAATCGCGGACCGAATACAAACGGATCGCAGTTTTTCATCATGCTGGCCGACAACCCCCTTCCTAAGTCTTATAGCATCTTCGGCCGCGTACTCTCGGGAATGGATGTGGTAGACAAAATACAGGTTGGCGATATCATGAAAAAGGTCACGATCGAAGAACGAACGTAG